TTTATACATTATTACTTGTTCTATTGAAATCAAACAGTCTCATTTACCAATGCCATCCTGTGTTGCGCACAAACCTTTTCTAGTAGAATCCGTAACTAGAAAAAGTTACTGTAAAAACAAAATTTTTGTATAGCAGTGGGGGCATTCCGAAAATATTTACTGTAAACAGAAAACtataagaaagatgcatttttttGTTTATCGTTCTATGAGGGTTTCACCTAATAATTTCACCTTCACATTTCTTTTTAAGTCATGTAAGTCTTATGATGATCTTGATACTGGGAGAGAATTACATGCCCAGGTTGTGAAATTTGGATTTTGGGGTCATGTTTTTGTTCAGAATACTGTTTTGGATTTCTACTCCAAGTGTAGTGGGAATGTGGGTAGTGCATTAAAGGTTTTTGAAGAAATGTCTGAAAGAGATGTTGTTTCTTAGAATTCAATGGTTTGTGCTTATATGAATCACGGTGAGATGAAGCTGGCAATTGAGTTGTTTAAGTCTGTGGAAGAGAGGAATACTGTTTCATGGAATTTGGTTATCAGTGGTTTGGCAAAGAGAGGAGAAATGGATTCGGCGAGGTTGTTGTTTGAAGAGATGATAAATTGGATTGCTGTGACCAAGAATGCAAGGTTGGGTCTTGATAATGAAGTAGCCTGGAATGCTATGATTTCTGGTTATACGAGGAATGGTGATGTGAAGAATGCAAGGTTGATTTTTGATCGAATGGCGGTGAAATCTGTAGTTTCTTGTACTGCTATGATTTCAGGATACGCTAAAGTTGGTGATGTTGGAGAAATGAACAGCCTTATCTATTCAATGCCTGTTAAGAATGTCATTACCTGGAATGCGATGATATCAGGTTTTGTTCAGAATCATATTTTTGATCAAGCATTGGAAGTTTTTCACAGGATGTTGATTTATGGTGAGTGTAAGCCGGACGAGACTACTCTTTTGAGTGTTCTCTCTGCCTGTAACCACCTAGGTGGTCCTGAACAAGGAAAATGGATCAAGTCTTATATTCAAAAGTGGGATATTGAAATTCCTACTTCATTAGGGAATGCCTTGATAGACATGTTTGCAAAATGTGGTGATCTTGAAAGCGCAATGTCAATGTTCAATCAGATGAGAAAGAAGTGCATTATCACATGCACATCAATGGTTGCAGGCTTAGCCTTTAATGGGAAGTGTAAAGAAGCTTTAGATCTCTTCGATGTGATGTGTGCTGAAAGAATACAGCCAGATGATGTCATCTTCATTGCTGTTCTCTCCGCTTGCACTCATGGGGGACTGGttgaagaaggaaaacgggtttttAGTCAAATGGTGAAACAGCTCAACATTGTTCCTCGAATTGAGCATTATGGATGCATGATCAAACTTCTTAGTCGAGCAGGGAAACTAGAGGAAGCATACACGTTAATTACGAGTATGTCAATGATTCCAAATGCTGTTCTTTGGGCTAATTTACTTGGTTTTTCTAAGTTGTATGGACAAAGAGAGATGTTAGAGGTCGTGACAAAGAAGATCCTCGAACTGGAGCCGTCAAATCCTGCTTATTTAACGATGATTTCAGATTTGAATGCATCGATCGGCCGTTGGGAGGATGTTTTCAGTGTTAGAGCAGCAATGAGTAAGGAAGGAATCCAGAAAGTTCCCGGTAGTAGCTCAATTCAAGTGGAAAATGAATTTCACGAGTTTCTGGTTGAGGACACCAAACATGAAAATAGGATGGAGATCTTTAAAACTTTAGGTTCTCTCATGATCAGTTGAAAACAGTTGGAATTACGGAAATATGAGGATTACTTGAGCAGATAGATGGTGCTAAAAGATATTGTTCAACTGGAAAGAAGTATTTCTGTTTGATCTTGAAACAGCATAAGTGATATAAGTGGTTAAAGAAATTCATGAATGCTAACCAAGAGGGCTTCATGGTTTAGTAGACAAGTTTACTGAAGACGTGGAAACTTCAAGGTAGacctaaaagaagaaaaagactGCCACACAGCTGATGGAGGTTGTTCACATGCTGGCCCGTAAACTACATACTTCCAACGAAGGACTTCAGCTCTTTCTTTCGGTCATAACTAGCAGGGACCTTTTTACATCAAACAATGTCTATGTTTGATGATTCTAGAATGGTAAGTAAGAAATTACAAATAAACAGAAACTTGTAATATGTACGGTTGCTTAAGAGTCCAGTTGGGGGTCTAAAACTGATTGAGAGTGCTTCAGTTTCTGA
This is a stretch of genomic DNA from Papaver somniferum cultivar HN1 chromosome 1, ASM357369v1, whole genome shotgun sequence. It encodes these proteins:
- the LOC113284530 gene encoding pentatricopeptide repeat-containing protein At3g29230-like is translated as MVCAYMNHGEMKLAIELFKSVEERNTVSWNLVISGLAKRGEMDSARLLFEEMINWIAVTKNARLGLDNEVAWNAMISGYTRNGDVKNARLIFDRMAVKSVVSCTAMISGYAKVGDVGEMNSLIYSMPVKNVITWNAMISGFVQNHIFDQALEVFHRMLIYGECKPDETTLLSVLSACNHLGGPEQGKWIKSYIQKWDIEIPTSLGNALIDMFAKCGDLESAMSMFNQMRKKCIITCTSMVAGLAFNGKCKEALDLFDVMCAERIQPDDVIFIAVLSACTHGGLVEEGKRVFSQMVKQLNIVPRIEHYGCMIKLLSRAGKLEEAYTLITSMSMIPNAVLWANLLGFSKLYGQREMLEVVTKKILELEPSNPAYLTMISDLNASIGRWEDVFSVRAAMSKEGIQKVPGSSSIQVENEFHEFLVEDTKHENRMEIFKTLGSLMIS